From a region of the Trichocoleus desertorum ATA4-8-CV12 genome:
- a CDS encoding lipid-A-disaccharide synthase produces the protein MSAVDILILSNGPGELSTWVKPVVRALRAQLGDDRAQVRISVVLSPCPNASGQEAAIAQSYREVDRVQSAEHFAAFLLSGKTVDAWEWRDRGVVLFLGGDQFFPVVIGRRLGYRTVVYAEWDARWLRWIDRFGVMKPEIAAQAPPAQAHKFTVVGDLMAEAGTFDRPKNYLTDASTSKNTELIGLLPGSKPAKLAQGVPLTLAIAEQIHAVRPQTRFVIPVAPSLDLPTLARFANPQHNPISQLFGGVEAHLVMPGDSQRPYLKTTAGLQVELWTHFPAYDLLSQCQLCLTTVGANTAELGSLAVPMIVLVPMQQADAMRAWGGIPGLLVNLPGVGSNFAKLINWWFLRKPRLLAWPNIWAQEQIVPEKVGIVQPQEVADLALDLLEHPEQLQQIRDRLRSVRGQPGAATKLSQIVTEELGFNSSPLSPHS, from the coding sequence GTGTCTGCTGTTGATATTTTGATTCTCTCCAATGGGCCTGGAGAGCTATCCACCTGGGTGAAACCTGTGGTTAGGGCATTGAGAGCGCAACTTGGGGATGATCGCGCCCAAGTTCGGATTTCGGTTGTTTTATCTCCTTGCCCTAATGCTAGCGGCCAAGAAGCCGCGATCGCGCAAAGCTACCGAGAAGTTGACCGAGTCCAATCGGCTGAGCATTTCGCTGCGTTTTTGCTATCTGGTAAAACTGTAGACGCTTGGGAATGGCGCGATCGCGGGGTGGTTTTATTTCTAGGCGGCGATCAGTTTTTTCCAGTTGTGATTGGTAGGCGGCTTGGGTACAGAACCGTGGTCTACGCCGAGTGGGATGCTCGTTGGCTACGCTGGATCGATCGCTTTGGAGTCATGAAACCGGAAATTGCTGCTCAAGCTCCCCCCGCCCAAGCCCACAAATTTACCGTCGTGGGTGACTTAATGGCAGAGGCAGGCACCTTCGATCGACCTAAGAACTATTTAACAGATGCAAGCACAAGTAAAAACACAGAACTGATTGGCTTATTACCAGGGTCTAAGCCAGCCAAACTAGCTCAAGGCGTTCCGTTAACCTTAGCGATCGCGGAGCAAATCCATGCTGTCCGCCCCCAAACCCGCTTCGTCATTCCGGTGGCACCTAGCCTCGATCTACCAACTCTGGCCCGATTCGCTAATCCTCAGCACAATCCAATTTCGCAATTATTTGGTGGTGTAGAGGCTCACTTAGTGATGCCCGGAGACAGCCAACGTCCTTACCTAAAAACAACAGCAGGTTTGCAGGTAGAGCTTTGGACGCATTTTCCTGCTTATGATCTACTTTCACAGTGCCAACTTTGTCTCACGACAGTCGGCGCAAACACTGCCGAGTTGGGTTCCCTGGCTGTTCCCATGATTGTGCTAGTGCCCATGCAACAAGCAGATGCGATGCGGGCTTGGGGTGGCATTCCTGGCTTATTGGTCAACTTGCCTGGTGTAGGCAGCAATTTCGCCAAACTGATCAATTGGTGGTTTCTCCGTAAACCACGCCTGCTCGCTTGGCCCAATATCTGGGCGCAGGAGCAGATTGTGCCAGAAAAAGTGGGAATTGTGCAGCCGCAAGAAGTTGCAGATCTAGCCCTAGACTTGCTGGAGCATCCTGAGCAATTGCAACAAATCCGCGATCGCCTCCGCAGTGTTCGAGGCCAACCCGGAGCCGCCACAAAACTCAGTCAGATCGTCACTGAAGAACTAGGCTTCAACTCCTCTCCCCTTTCCCCTCACTCCTAA
- a CDS encoding ankyrin repeat domain-containing protein: MTDLIAASKQGNIAQVEALLAQKADVNAQDEEGSTALIAAAEAGHADVVAALLNQGAAVNAPDPDGWSALMGAAATGHLLIVQLLLNKNAEVNAKTNFGLTALMSAAAKGHPEVVKTLLASGADIDAKDNHNWTAFVWAAEEKQTEVMELLKQARLGS; this comes from the coding sequence ATGACAGACTTGATCGCTGCATCTAAACAGGGAAACATAGCCCAAGTAGAAGCCTTACTAGCTCAAAAAGCAGACGTAAATGCTCAAGATGAGGAAGGCTCAACCGCTTTAATCGCAGCGGCAGAAGCAGGGCATGCGGATGTGGTTGCAGCCCTGCTGAACCAAGGTGCAGCAGTCAACGCTCCAGACCCAGATGGCTGGTCTGCTTTAATGGGTGCGGCTGCGACTGGGCATCTCCTGATTGTCCAATTGCTGCTCAATAAAAACGCAGAAGTTAATGCTAAAACCAATTTCGGTTTGACGGCGCTAATGAGTGCTGCTGCTAAAGGCCATCCGGAAGTTGTAAAAACTTTGTTAGCTAGTGGCGCTGACATTGATGCCAAGGATAACCATAATTGGACTGCTTTTGTTTGGGCGGCGGAAGAAAAGCAGACAGAGGTAATGGAGCTACTAAAGCAAGCCCGTCTAGGTTCCTAG
- a CDS encoding NAD(P)H-dependent oxidoreductase — MVRFVGIGGSLRADSHSYQALHVAAERVRSLGAEVEVIDLRTLNLPFCQGGKEEYLDYPDVARLRQAVQQSDGLILSTPEYHGSLSGVLKNALDLLSFQQLSDKVTGLISVLGGQSNSNALNDLRVIMRWVHAWVIPEQVAIAQAWNAFDQNGQLRDEKLSERFDQFAHSLVENTCKLRGVSVEVSQDLVEA, encoded by the coding sequence ATGGTTAGATTTGTTGGTATAGGTGGTAGCTTACGCGCCGACTCTCACAGCTACCAAGCGCTGCATGTAGCGGCAGAACGAGTGCGATCGCTCGGTGCGGAAGTAGAAGTCATCGACCTCCGTACCTTAAACTTACCCTTCTGTCAGGGAGGTAAAGAGGAGTACTTAGACTACCCAGACGTAGCTCGTTTACGCCAAGCGGTGCAGCAGTCAGATGGCCTGATTTTGTCTACACCGGAGTACCACGGTAGCCTCAGTGGTGTGCTGAAAAACGCTTTGGACTTACTGAGCTTTCAGCAATTGTCTGATAAGGTAACTGGGCTGATCAGCGTTTTAGGTGGACAATCCAACAGCAACGCCTTGAACGACCTGCGAGTGATTATGCGGTGGGTGCATGCTTGGGTGATTCCAGAACAAGTTGCGATCGCACAAGCTTGGAATGCCTTTGACCAAAACGGGCAGCTACGAGACGAAAAACTGTCGGAACGATTCGACCAGTTTGCCCACAGCTTGGTCGAAAACACTTGTAAGCTACGCGGTGTATCTGTGGAGGTTTCGCAGGACTTGGTTGAAGCTTAG
- a CDS encoding magnesium chelatase subunit H, whose translation MFTHVKPTVRHIAPDNIQGRSLIKVVYVVLEPQYQSSLSAAVRSINKNNPNVAIEISGYLLEELRSPENLEALEQDVANANIFIASLIFIEELAEKVVAAVEPHRDRLDVAVVFPSMPEVMRLNKMGTFSMAQLGQSKSAIAQFMRKRKEKAGSGFQDGMLKLLQTLPKVLKYLPMDKAQDARNFMLSFQYWLGGSQENLENFLLMLSDKYVAKGVGQQSFAPLQYRDPVTYPDMGIWHPLAPAMYEDVKEYFNWYNNRTDISADLKDPLAPCVGLVLQRTHLVTGDDAHYVAMVQELECMGARVIPVFAGGLDFSKPIDAYFQDPIAKTTIVDTVVSLTGFALVGGPARQDHPKAIESLKRLNRPYMVALPLVFQTTEEWQDSDLGLHPIQVALQIAIPELDGAIEPIILSGRDGATGKAIALQDRIEAVAQRAMKWASLRRKPKVDKKLAITVFSFPPDKGNVGTAAYLDVFGSIYKVLEAMKQNGYDVPELPESPEALMLEVIHDAQAQYNSPELNIAYKMSVPEYEELTPYHERLHESWGPAPGHLNTDGQNLLIYGKHFGNVFIGVQPTFGYEGDPMRLLFSRSASPHHGFAAYYTYLEQIWKADAVLHFGTHGSLEFMPGKQMGMSGECYPDNLIGNIPNLYYYAANNPSEATIAKRRSYAETISYLTPPAENAGLYKGLKELSELIASYQTLKDSGRGVPIVNTIMDKCRIVNLDKDIALPDQDAKDMTAEERDNIVGMVYRKLMEIESRLLPCGLHVIGKPPTAEEAIATLVNIGGLDRPEEEVKSLLRIIAESIGRDIDDIYKNSDRGMLEDVQLLQDITLACRAAVAALVKEQTDADGRVSKVSVLNFFNMGRKEPWIEALQQAGYPKVNTDDIKPLFEYLEFCLKQIVADNELGALLKALEGEYVLPGPGGDPIRNPDVLPTGKNIHALDPQSIPTTAAVQAAQIVVDRLLARQRAENNGQWPETVSFVLWGTDNIKTYGESLAQVMLLVGVRPVADALGRVNKLEMIPLEELGRPRVDVVVNCSGVFRDLFINQMNLLDRAIKMAAEADEPLEMNFVRKHAMKQAEDMGINLRQAATRVFSNASGSYAANVNLAVENSTWEAESELQDMYLARKSFAFNSDNPGMMEQDRSLFESALKTVDVTFQNLDSSEISLTDVSHYFDSDPTKVVARLRGDGTAPASFIADTTTANAQVRTLSETVRLDARTKMLNPKWYEGMLSHGYEGVRELSKRLVNTMGWSATAGAVDNWIYEDTNATFIQDEEMRKRLLNLNPHSFRKMVSTLLEVNGRGYWETSEENLDMLRELYQEVEDRIEGVE comes from the coding sequence ATGTTCACCCACGTCAAGCCCACCGTTCGACACATTGCGCCTGACAACATCCAAGGGCGCTCTCTCATTAAGGTGGTCTATGTCGTGCTAGAGCCGCAGTATCAGAGTTCTCTCTCAGCAGCGGTTCGCTCTATTAACAAGAACAATCCCAATGTGGCGATCGAGATCAGCGGTTACTTGTTGGAAGAACTCCGCAGCCCTGAGAATCTTGAAGCGCTTGAGCAAGATGTCGCCAACGCCAATATTTTCATTGCGTCACTGATTTTTATTGAAGAGTTGGCAGAAAAAGTGGTTGCGGCAGTAGAACCGCACCGCGATCGCCTGGATGTGGCCGTGGTCTTCCCTTCCATGCCAGAAGTCATGCGCCTGAACAAAATGGGCACCTTCTCAATGGCGCAGTTGGGCCAGTCAAAGAGCGCGATCGCCCAGTTCATGCGGAAGCGCAAAGAAAAAGCTGGTTCGGGTTTCCAAGACGGCATGTTAAAGCTGCTGCAAACCTTGCCCAAGGTGCTAAAGTACCTGCCAATGGACAAGGCGCAGGATGCCCGCAACTTCATGCTCAGCTTCCAATACTGGCTCGGCGGCTCTCAGGAAAACCTAGAAAACTTCCTGCTGATGCTGAGCGATAAATACGTCGCCAAGGGAGTGGGTCAGCAGAGCTTCGCGCCTTTGCAATACCGCGATCCTGTCACCTACCCTGATATGGGCATCTGGCATCCCCTCGCCCCTGCCATGTACGAGGATGTCAAAGAATACTTCAACTGGTACAACAACCGCACCGACATTTCTGCCGACCTCAAAGATCCGTTGGCTCCTTGTGTGGGTTTGGTGCTGCAACGGACACACCTAGTCACAGGTGACGATGCTCACTATGTGGCAATGGTGCAAGAACTGGAGTGCATGGGCGCACGGGTTATTCCCGTCTTTGCAGGCGGTCTGGATTTCTCCAAGCCCATTGATGCCTACTTCCAAGACCCGATCGCCAAAACCACGATCGTTGATACTGTCGTTTCTTTAACTGGATTTGCTCTAGTAGGTGGCCCCGCACGGCAAGATCATCCCAAAGCGATCGAGTCTTTGAAACGCTTGAACCGTCCCTACATGGTGGCGTTGCCGCTGGTCTTCCAAACGACAGAAGAATGGCAAGATAGCGACCTCGGTCTGCACCCGATCCAAGTGGCATTGCAAATTGCGATCCCGGAACTCGATGGCGCGATCGAGCCGATTATTCTCTCTGGTCGGGATGGTGCTACGGGTAAAGCGATCGCTCTGCAAGACCGAATTGAAGCAGTGGCTCAACGGGCGATGAAGTGGGCCAGCCTCCGCCGCAAACCCAAAGTAGACAAGAAACTAGCAATCACCGTTTTCAGCTTCCCACCGGACAAAGGTAACGTCGGCACTGCTGCTTACCTGGATGTCTTTGGCTCCATCTACAAAGTGCTGGAAGCCATGAAGCAAAATGGTTACGACGTACCGGAATTACCTGAGTCTCCAGAAGCACTGATGCTAGAGGTGATTCATGATGCTCAAGCTCAGTACAACAGCCCCGAACTCAACATCGCCTACAAGATGTCGGTGCCTGAGTACGAGGAGCTAACACCTTACCATGAGCGCCTACATGAGTCTTGGGGACCTGCACCCGGACACCTCAACACCGATGGTCAAAACCTGCTGATCTACGGCAAGCACTTTGGCAATGTGTTTATTGGGGTGCAGCCTACCTTTGGCTACGAAGGTGATCCGATGCGGTTGCTGTTCTCCCGCTCGGCTAGCCCTCACCACGGCTTTGCTGCCTACTACACCTACCTGGAGCAGATCTGGAAAGCCGATGCAGTGCTACACTTTGGTACCCACGGCTCCTTGGAGTTCATGCCCGGTAAGCAAATGGGGATGTCGGGTGAGTGCTACCCCGATAACTTGATCGGTAACATCCCCAACCTCTACTACTACGCCGCTAACAATCCTTCAGAAGCTACGATCGCCAAGCGCCGCTCTTACGCTGAAACGATCTCTTACCTCACACCTCCTGCCGAAAATGCGGGCCTCTACAAAGGGTTAAAAGAGCTAAGCGAACTAATTGCTTCTTACCAAACCCTGAAAGATAGCGGTCGCGGCGTCCCCATCGTCAACACGATTATGGACAAGTGCCGGATCGTCAACTTGGACAAAGATATTGCCCTGCCCGATCAAGATGCCAAAGATATGACGGCAGAAGAGCGGGACAATATTGTAGGCATGGTCTACCGCAAGTTGATGGAGATCGAATCGCGCTTGCTGCCCTGTGGCCTGCATGTGATTGGCAAACCACCCACTGCTGAAGAAGCGATCGCGACTCTGGTCAATATTGGGGGACTCGATCGCCCTGAAGAAGAAGTCAAGAGCTTACTGCGGATTATTGCTGAGAGCATTGGTCGCGACATTGACGACATCTACAAGAACAGCGATCGCGGTATGCTCGAAGATGTCCAACTGTTGCAAGACATCACCCTGGCCTGCCGTGCTGCTGTCGCTGCCTTGGTGAAAGAGCAAACTGATGCCGATGGTCGAGTCTCCAAAGTCTCGGTGCTCAACTTCTTCAACATGGGTCGCAAAGAACCCTGGATTGAAGCCTTGCAGCAAGCGGGCTATCCCAAAGTCAACACTGACGACATCAAGCCCCTGTTTGAGTACCTAGAATTCTGCCTCAAGCAAATCGTGGCAGATAACGAACTCGGTGCTTTGCTCAAAGCCCTCGAAGGTGAATACGTCCTTCCTGGCCCCGGTGGTGATCCCATTCGCAACCCGGATGTGCTGCCCACAGGTAAAAACATTCACGCCCTTGACCCTCAATCGATTCCCACGACAGCAGCAGTACAAGCCGCTCAAATCGTGGTCGATCGTCTCTTGGCTCGGCAAAGAGCAGAAAACAACGGTCAATGGCCCGAAACCGTTTCCTTCGTCCTCTGGGGGACAGACAACATCAAGACCTACGGTGAATCCTTAGCGCAGGTAATGCTGTTGGTAGGGGTACGGCCTGTCGCTGATGCTCTGGGACGGGTCAACAAGCTGGAGATGATCCCCCTAGAAGAACTCGGTCGGCCTCGCGTGGATGTGGTCGTGAATTGCTCCGGGGTGTTCCGTGACTTGTTCATCAACCAAATGAACCTGCTCGATCGCGCCATTAAGATGGCTGCTGAAGCGGATGAACCTTTAGAGATGAACTTTGTCCGCAAGCACGCAATGAAGCAAGCCGAAGACATGGGCATCAACCTGCGGCAAGCAGCGACTCGCGTGTTCTCAAATGCTTCTGGTTCTTACGCGGCCAATGTCAACCTGGCTGTGGAGAACAGCACTTGGGAAGCTGAATCCGAACTCCAAGACATGTACTTGGCCCGCAAGTCTTTTGCCTTCAACTCCGATAACCCGGGGATGATGGAGCAAGACCGCAGTTTGTTTGAGTCAGCCTTGAAGACGGTGGATGTCACCTTCCAAAACCTGGACTCCTCTGAGATCTCTCTCACAGATGTGTCCCACTACTTTGACTCCGATCCCACCAAAGTTGTGGCGCGGCTCCGGGGCGATGGCACAGCTCCTGCTTCCTTCATTGCAGATACCACAACTGCTAACGCTCAAGTGCGAACCCTCTCGGAAACCGTGCGTCTGGATGCTCGCACTAAGATGCTGAACCCCAAGTGGTACGAAGGGATGCTCAGCCACGGCTACGAAGGCGTGCGGGAACTCTCCAAGCGTTTGGTAAACACGATGGGTTGGTCGGCGACCGCTGGTGCAGTGGACAACTGGATCTACGAAGATACCAATGCCACATTTATCCAAGACGAAGAAATGCGGAAGCGGTTGCTGAACCTCAATCCCCACTCGTTCCGCAAGATGGTTTCCACACTGCTAGAAGTCAACGGTCGCGGCTACTGGGAAACCAGCGAAGAAAACCTCGATATGCTCCGCGAACTGTATCAGGAAGTGGAAGACCGTATTGAAGGGGTTGAATAG
- a CDS encoding M23 family metallopeptidase, whose protein sequence is MLRIGQYLLIAGLGLAGFVASDWPQETAKAVEVEASQVATGSTWQGASFPVENFQAYTSPFGYRQSPSGYSQEFHHGLDMAAPEGSYIRSWWNGTVVEVSDNSACGTSVVIQSGEWEHIYCHMRGHVEAANGGRSMIDREGGIQMREGQQVVAGTRIGRVGMTGRTTGPHLHWGMKYSGQWVDPALVLRAMYAQQRAGRSVSSRS, encoded by the coding sequence ATGCTTCGGATTGGACAATACCTACTAATTGCGGGTTTGGGTTTAGCAGGCTTCGTTGCCTCCGATTGGCCTCAGGAAACCGCTAAAGCTGTAGAAGTTGAAGCCAGTCAAGTCGCAACAGGCAGCACTTGGCAAGGCGCTTCTTTCCCAGTTGAGAATTTTCAAGCTTATACGTCTCCATTCGGCTATCGCCAATCTCCTAGTGGTTATAGTCAGGAATTCCACCACGGTTTAGATATGGCTGCTCCCGAAGGTAGCTACATCCGGAGTTGGTGGAATGGTACCGTCGTTGAGGTGTCGGATAATAGTGCTTGCGGTACTTCAGTCGTCATTCAGTCAGGTGAGTGGGAACATATTTACTGCCACATGCGAGGTCATGTTGAAGCTGCCAATGGTGGTCGCTCCATGATCGATCGCGAAGGTGGCATTCAGATGCGGGAAGGTCAGCAAGTAGTCGCTGGTACCCGAATTGGCCGAGTTGGTATGACAGGCCGTACCACTGGCCCCCATCTCCACTGGGGGATGAAATATTCTGGGCAGTGGGTTGATCCAGCCTTAGTATTGCGGGCCATGTATGCTCAGCAAAGAGCTGGTCGCTCAGTTTCTAGCCGTTCCTAA
- a CDS encoding ferrochelatase: MGYGEVESYEDFANYNEQALNLLTAKFAPVPTWIYPPLAKLLAVFDLHEWGHQHDNFISPHNAIFEQQRAGIEKNLQVRWGDRVQVFKAFNFCAPFLPEQVLAEIKTKGFDKILIYPLLVVDSIFTSGIAVEQVNNALAKLADGTEHWVKGQRYIPSFYSEPEYIELLANLVEEKIKADLAVAHLPSQTGIILMNHGCPHKAKGFTSGIEESEALYNRIREKLIYRYPLISPGWLNHQTPLIEWTQPNAELAAKNLMDLGATALVFMPIGFATENHETLLDVDHIIHGLRRQRPDVTYVQMECVNAHPEFLQMAADWANPQIEALLSEQALAVNPSLAAVQAQHTHDHHDHGHHNHSHDHDHHHGHHHH, translated from the coding sequence ATGGGCTATGGAGAAGTCGAAAGCTACGAAGATTTTGCGAACTACAATGAGCAAGCTCTAAACTTACTCACCGCTAAGTTCGCCCCAGTTCCCACTTGGATCTATCCTCCCCTGGCCAAACTCCTCGCAGTTTTTGATTTACATGAGTGGGGACACCAGCACGACAACTTCATTTCGCCGCACAATGCCATTTTTGAGCAGCAGCGAGCTGGGATCGAAAAAAACTTACAAGTGAGATGGGGCGATCGCGTCCAAGTTTTCAAAGCTTTTAACTTCTGTGCACCCTTTCTGCCAGAACAAGTGCTAGCCGAGATTAAAACCAAAGGCTTCGACAAAATTCTGATCTACCCGCTTTTGGTTGTGGATTCCATCTTCACCAGTGGCATCGCTGTGGAGCAAGTCAATAATGCTCTGGCAAAACTGGCAGATGGTACCGAGCATTGGGTAAAAGGGCAACGCTATATCCCATCCTTCTACAGTGAGCCAGAATATATTGAGCTGCTAGCGAATTTGGTAGAGGAAAAAATTAAGGCAGATTTAGCTGTAGCGCACCTCCCTTCCCAAACGGGCATCATTTTGATGAATCATGGCTGCCCCCATAAAGCAAAAGGCTTCACCTCCGGGATTGAAGAAAGTGAAGCGCTTTACAATCGAATTCGGGAAAAGCTGATTTATCGCTACCCCCTGATTTCTCCGGGTTGGCTAAACCATCAAACTCCTTTGATTGAGTGGACTCAGCCTAATGCTGAGCTAGCTGCCAAGAACTTGATGGATTTGGGCGCAACAGCTCTCGTGTTTATGCCGATTGGCTTTGCGACTGAAAACCACGAGACGCTTTTAGACGTAGACCACATCATTCATGGTCTGCGCCGCCAACGGCCCGACGTGACCTACGTACAGATGGAATGCGTCAATGCCCATCCTGAGTTCTTGCAGATGGCGGCAGACTGGGCTAATCCACAAATCGAAGCGTTGTTGTCAGAGCAAGCCCTAGCGGTAAACCCAAGCCTAGCCGCAGTTCAAGCACAACATACCCATGACCACCATGATCATGGTCATCACAACCACAGTCATGACCACGATCATCATCACGGGCACCACCATCATTAG
- the ftsH gene encoding ATP-dependent zinc metalloprotease FtsH, with amino-acid sequence MKSFRKTLTNNRLMRSSAVTGAITASWFLLQTVLLTTPGLAQAGRNSLTYGELLRKIDAGQVSRVEVDPTQNVARVRLEGEKKTDTMQEVPLLEQNPELVERLRANDVDFEVQPSPDNSTAVGLLANLLLIFLLIAGLLIILRRSTNSPGQAMNFGKSRARFQMEAKTGVMFDDVAGIEEAKEELQEVVTFLKKPERFTAIGARIPKGVLLVGPPGTGKTLLAKAIAGEAGVPFFSISGSEFVEMFVGVGASRVRDLFKKAKESAPCIIFIDEIDAVGRQRGAGIGGGNDEREQTLNQLLTEMDGFEGNNGIIIIAATNRPDVLDSALLRPGRFDRQIMVDLPSYKGRLGILEVHARNKKLAPEISLDTIAQRTPGFSGADLANLLNEAAILTARRRKDAVTPLEVDDAIDRVTIGLTLTPLLDSKKKRLIAYHEVGHALLMTLLEKTDPLDKVTIIPRSGGIGGFAKPLPNEETIDDGLYSRSWLIDRITVFLGGRAAEEEVFGYHEVTKGASGDIRAVADYAREMVTRYGMSDLGPFALESQSSEVFLGRDLMNRPNEYSEEVATKIDRQVRAIVFQCHERARTLLRENRALMDRLVDTLLDQETVEGDQFRQIVAKYTQLPSKHQPAAPSEVSSNSYS; translated from the coding sequence ATGAAAAGTTTCCGCAAGACACTGACAAATAATCGACTTATGAGGAGTTCTGCCGTTACTGGAGCAATCACAGCCAGTTGGTTTTTGCTCCAAACTGTGTTGCTAACAACTCCAGGGCTAGCTCAAGCAGGCCGCAACTCCCTCACTTACGGTGAGCTCTTGCGGAAAATTGATGCGGGCCAAGTATCGCGGGTTGAGGTCGATCCAACCCAAAATGTCGCTAGAGTGCGATTGGAGGGGGAGAAAAAAACCGACACGATGCAGGAAGTGCCTCTGTTGGAGCAAAATCCAGAGTTGGTGGAGCGCCTCCGAGCCAATGACGTTGACTTTGAAGTGCAGCCGTCTCCCGACAACAGTACAGCCGTGGGTTTGCTGGCCAATCTACTGTTGATTTTTCTGCTAATCGCGGGTTTGCTGATTATCCTGCGGCGCTCCACCAATTCCCCAGGTCAGGCGATGAACTTTGGTAAGTCGCGGGCTCGTTTCCAAATGGAAGCCAAAACAGGGGTCATGTTTGATGACGTGGCTGGCATTGAGGAAGCCAAGGAAGAACTCCAAGAAGTGGTTACTTTCCTCAAGAAGCCAGAACGCTTTACTGCCATTGGAGCGCGTATTCCTAAAGGAGTGCTGTTAGTTGGCCCCCCAGGAACAGGGAAGACCTTGCTAGCTAAAGCGATCGCGGGGGAAGCGGGAGTGCCCTTCTTCAGCATCTCTGGTTCTGAGTTCGTCGAAATGTTTGTTGGTGTGGGTGCGTCTCGCGTCCGTGACCTGTTCAAGAAAGCCAAAGAAAGTGCCCCTTGCATCATCTTCATTGATGAGATTGATGCGGTGGGTCGGCAACGGGGTGCAGGCATCGGTGGCGGCAATGATGAGCGGGAGCAAACCCTTAATCAGTTGCTCACCGAGATGGATGGCTTTGAAGGCAACAACGGCATCATCATCATCGCGGCCACCAACCGTCCTGATGTTTTGGATTCCGCTTTATTGCGTCCTGGCCGCTTCGATCGCCAAATTATGGTAGATTTACCCAGCTATAAAGGTCGCCTGGGAATTTTAGAAGTTCATGCTCGTAATAAGAAGCTAGCGCCAGAAATCTCTTTGGATACGATCGCCCAACGCACCCCTGGCTTCTCTGGAGCTGATCTGGCCAACTTATTGAATGAAGCCGCTATCTTGACCGCCCGACGGCGCAAAGATGCAGTTACACCTCTAGAAGTGGATGATGCGATCGATCGCGTCACTATCGGCCTAACACTCACGCCGTTACTTGACAGCAAGAAGAAGCGCCTAATTGCCTATCACGAAGTAGGTCACGCGCTCCTAATGACGCTGCTAGAGAAAACTGACCCTCTAGACAAAGTAACGATTATTCCCCGCTCTGGTGGAATTGGTGGATTTGCTAAACCTCTACCCAACGAAGAAACAATTGATGATGGTCTGTACAGCCGATCTTGGTTGATCGATCGCATCACCGTTTTCTTGGGTGGCCGTGCAGCGGAAGAAGAAGTGTTCGGTTACCATGAGGTCACTAAAGGCGCTTCGGGAGATATCCGGGCCGTGGCTGACTACGCGCGAGAAATGGTGACTCGCTACGGCATGTCTGACTTAGGACCATTTGCGCTCGAAAGCCAAAGCAGCGAAGTATTCTTAGGTCGAGATCTCATGAATCGCCCGAACGAATACTCTGAGGAAGTTGCCACTAAAATCGATCGCCAAGTCCGAGCGATCGTCTTTCAGTGCCATGAAAGAGCCCGCACTTTGTTACGAGAAAATCGGGCTTTGATGGATCGGCTGGTAGATACATTGCTCGATCAAGAAACGGTAGAAGGCGACCAATTCCGTCAGATTGTAGCTAAATACACGCAGTTGCCTAGCAAGCATCAGCCAGCAGCTCCGAGTGAAGTCAGTAGCAATAGCTACAGTTAA